A window of the Hevea brasiliensis isolate MT/VB/25A 57/8 chromosome 6, ASM3005281v1, whole genome shotgun sequence genome harbors these coding sequences:
- the LOC131181010 gene encoding uncharacterized protein LOC131181010, which translates to MAGNSSRPILVTLLLFSMALSLLSSCYAARDAPPYHVKDPGVGGSRIICPACVCCKPPPPGSCCKCCAAPIVTQPNKGSP; encoded by the exons ATGGCAGGCAACTCCTCAAGGCCGATTCTGGTGACCCTTCTCCTTTTCTCCATGGCACTGTCTCTGCTGTCATCTTGTTATGCAGCTCGAGATGCCCCACCATATCATGTCAAGGATCCAG GTGTTGGTGGATCAAGGATTATATGTCCTGCCTGTGTTTGTTGCAAACCTCCACCGCCAGGCTCCTGCTGCAAGTGTTGTGCTGCTCCTATTGTAACCCAGCCCAACAAGGGCTCTCCATGA
- the LOC110659962 gene encoding uncharacterized protein LOC110659962 yields the protein MANDSLKSVLVALFIFAMVLSPMMPCEAARLSHRDLLQRGRPICPACVCCTPPPPGSCCRCCASPIETQSANGSP from the exons ATGGCAAATGATTCTCTCAAGTCTGTTTTGGTGGCTCTCTTCATCTTCGCCATGGTTTTGTCTCCGATGATGCCATGCGAAGCAGCTCGCCTCAGTCATCGag ATCTCCTCCAAAGAGGTCGACCCATTTGTCCAGCCTGTGTCTGTTGCACTCCTCCACCTCCAGGTTCCTGCTGCCGCTGCTGTGCTTCTCCGATTGAAACCCAGTCTGCAAATGGCTCTCCTTAA